The DNA sequence ccctacaccctttaccctttaccctataccctttaccctacaccctttaccctacaccctttaccctttaccctttaccctacacccaaCACAGTGTACACTCTAAACACTACATAGGAAAAAGGTTTGTAACTTCTGACTACatttttctttctctgtttcaGCCTCGGTGACTTTGAATGTGAGAGTGTAGACAACATGGATTATGGTAAAGTACCTGAGACTGTAGACCCCatgatctataccctatgatctataccctacaaccccatactgtagaccctatgatctataccctacaaccccatactgtagaccctatgatctataccctatgatctataccctatgatctataccctacaaccccatactgtagaccctatgatctataccctatgatctataccctacaaccccatactgtagaccctatgatctataacctacaaccccatactgtataccctatgatctataccctatgatctataccctccaaccccatactgtagaccctatgatctataccctccaaccccatactgtagaccctatgatctataccctacaaccccatactgtagaccctatgatctataccctatgatctataccctacaaccccatactgtagaccctatgatctataccctacaaccccatactgtataccctatgatctataccctacaaccccatactgtagaccctatgatctataccctacaaccccatgCTGTATACCCTATACCCCTCtaatcatctctcccttctcccctccccctctctccgtccagatgaggaaataGAGACGTGTGGTCCTCCCtcgctccactcctcctcctcctcccatcagTCAGAATGTTTAGACTCCTATGACCTGGAGACCGTCAACAACATTTTCAGGAAACTGTCTCtggagaggtacacacacacacacacacacacacacacacacacacacacacacacacacacacacacccctccccctagTGTATTTTCCCCCCCTCGTCTTCTGTTTTTACGTCCAGAGGCGGCACTcgtcacttcctgttgaacgcGGAACGAGGGAGAGCGTTGTTTTGAAAGTCTATTGAAaaggttactagctagctaacttttgaGTGTGGATCCCGTGACGCGGTTGGTATCAGTTACTGGGACCACTACTATCTGTCCAGGGATCCTGCTGACCAaggccgggtctgaggagctgTTTGTATCAGTTACTGGGACCACTactatctgtccagtgatcctgctgaccaaggccgggtctgaggagctgTTGGTATCAGTTACTGGGACCACTactatctgtccagtgatcctgctgaCCAAGGCTGGGTCTGAGGAGCTGTTGGTATCAGTTACTGGGACCACTACTATCTGTCCAGGGATCCTGCTGACCAaggccgggtctgaggagctgTTGGTATCAGTTACTGGGACCACTACTATCTGTCCAGGGATCCTGATGACCAAGGGTCTGAGGAGCTGTTGGTATCAGTTACTGGGACCACTactatctgtccagtgatcctgctgaCCAAGGCTGGGTCTGAGGAGCTGTTGGTATCAGTTACTGGGACCACTactatctgtccagtgatcctgctgaCCAAGGCTGGGTCTGAGGAGCTGTTGGTATCAGTTACTGGGACCACTactatctgtccagtgatcctgctgaccaaggccgggtctgaggagctgTTGGTATCAGTTACTGGGACCACTactatctgtccagtgatcctgctgaccaaggccgggtctgaggagctgTTGGTATCAGTTACTGGGACCACTactatctgtccagtgatcctgctgaccaaggccgggtctgaggagctgTTGGTATCAGTTACTGGGACCACTACTATCTGTCCAGGGATCCTGCTGACCAaggccgggtctgaggagctgTTGGTATCAGTTACTGGGACCACTactatctgtccagtgatcctgctgaccaaggccgggtctgaggagctgTTGGTATCAGTTACTGGGACCACTactatctgtccagtgatcctgctgaccaaggccgggtctgaggagctgTTGGTATCAGTTACTGGGACCACTactatctgtccagtgatcctgctgaccaaggccgggtctgaggagctgtttgacgtagcagctagcctagttgctagctagctgcctatcaagctagctGGGTTTCCTTGAACGCAGGCCGCGACACGGTTAGCCATTTTGTCTAGGACCGCGGATTGTCCCgggtttgtggctgtctagatccctgattattacaccactacatatctacaatacagaATGTATAAAACCatcatacaacaatattacaatgtatgtgtgtgtagagtgcttgtgctagtgtgtgtgtgtgtgtgtctctacctgtgtgtgtgtgtatctcttcagatagatttatttttaaaaatctgattctactgcttgcatcagttacctgatgtggcaTAGccttccatgtagtcatggctctatgtagtactgtgcgcctcccacaatctgttctggacttggggactgtgaagagacctctggtggcatgtcttgtggggtatgcatgggtgtccgagctgtgtgcttgttgtttaaacagacacctcggtgcattcagcttgaaaacacttcttacaaaacaagtagtgatgaagtcaatctctcctccactttgagaaatgagagatttacatgcatattattaatgttagctctctgtgtacaattaagggccagccgtgctgccctgttctgagccaattgtaattttccgaggtccgtctttgtggcacctgaccacactactgaacagtagtctaggtgcgacaaaactagggcctgtaggacctgccttgttgatagtgttgttaaggcagagtagcgctttattatagacagacttctccccatcctagctactgttggatcaacatgttttgaccatgacagttgacaatccagggttactccaggcagtttagtcacctcaatttccacatgattcattacaagatttagttgaggtttagggtttagtgaatgatttgttccaaatacaatgcttttagtttttaaatatttaggactaacttattccttgccacccattctgaaactaactgcagctctttgttaagtgttgctgtcatttcagtcgctgtagtagctgatgtgtatagtgttgagtcacccacatacatagacacactggctttactcaaagccagtggcatgtcattggtaaagattgaaaaaagtaaggggcctagacagctgccctggggaattcctgattctacctggattatgtgggagaggcttccattaaagaacaacctctgtgttctgttagacaggtaactctttatcgaCAATATATCAGGGGGTGTAAAGCcgtaacacatacgtttttccagcagcagactatgatcgatattgtcaaaagccgcactgaagtctaacaaaacagaccatacaatatttttatcgtcaatttctctcagccaatcatcagtcatttgtgtaagtgtcgtgcttgttgaatgtccgtCCCTATAAGCGTGCGAAGAAGATgtcgccggagaagatggctgccgttttacagccctctaaccaattgtactattatgtgtgttttttcgcattatttgtaatttattctgtacataatgtttctgccatcatctcttataaccaaaaagagcttctggatatcaggacagcgattactcacctcgtattggacgaagattttttcttcaacaagtcggacgcgaaggatatcctacagacacccgacaaggcccaaatccccgtcattcgcaggagaaagagacagtgatatcgtggacgtaggtcggggtgcctcgtaaggatccgacggcaagcgagtaaactgcctcttccatcaatcctattagccaatcttcaatctttggaaaataaattagatgacctaagagcacagttatcctaccaacgggacattaaaaactgtaatatcttatgtttcaccgagtcatggctgaacaacgacatggacaacatacagctagcgggctatacgctacatcggcaggatagaacggctgactccggtaagacaaggggtggcggtctgtgtatatttgtaaacaacagctggtgcacaaaatcaaatactaaggaagtctcgaagttttgctcgcctgaggtagagtatcttatgataagctgtagaccacactatttaccaagagagtttttatctatatttttcatagctgtctatctaccaccacaaaccaatgctgccattaagattgcactccatgagctgtataaggccataactaaacaggaaaacgctcatccagaggcagcgctcctagtggccggggacgttaatgcagggaaacttaaatccgttctacctaatttctaccagcatgttaaatgtgcaaccagaggaaaaaaaactctagaccacctttactccacacacagagacgcatacaaagctctccctcgccctccatttggcaaatctgaccataactctatcctcctgattcctgcttacaagcaaaaactaaagcaggaagcaccagtggttaataaaaaagtggtcagatgacgcagatgctaagctacaggactgttttgctagcacagactggaaaatgttctgggattcttcagatagcattgaggagtacaccacatcagtcactggcttcatcaataagtgcatcgatgacgtcgtcctcacagtgaccgtacgtacataccccaaccagaagccatggattacaggcaacatccgcactgagctaaagggtagagctgccgctttcatggagcgggactctaacccggacacttataagaaatcccgctatgccctccaacgaaccatcaaacaggcaaagagtcaatacaggactaagattgaatcgtattacagcggctctgacactcgtcggatgtggcagggcttgaaaactattacagactacaaagggaagcacagccgcgagctgcccagtgacacaagcctaccagacgagcagaaaccacttctatgctcgcttagaggcaagcaacactgaagcatgcatgagagcaccagctgttccggatgactatgtgatcacgctctccgtacccgatgtgagtaagacttttaagcaggtcaacattcacaagggcgcaggtccagacggattaccaggacatgtactctgagcatttgctgaccaactggcaagtgtcttcaccgacattttcaacatgtccctgactgagtctataataccaacgctttcaagcagaccaccatagtccccgtgcccaaggacactaagataacctgcctaaatgactaccgacccgtagcactgacgtctgtagccatgaagtgctttgaaaggctggtcatggctcacatcaacaccattatcccagaaaccctagacccactccaatttgcataccgccccaacagatccacagaagatgcaatctctattgcactccacactgccctttcccacctggacaagaggaacacttacgtgagaatgctattcattgactacagctcagcgttcatcaccatagtgccctcaaagctcatcactaagctaaggaccctgggactaaacacctccctctgcaactggatcctggacttcctgacgggccgcccccaggtggtaagcgtaggtaacaacacatctgccacgctggttctcaacacggggcccctcaggggtgcgtgctcagtccccttctgtactccctgttcacccatgattgcatggccaggcacgactccaacaccatcattaagtttgccgacgacacaacagtggtaggcctgatcaccgacaatgatgagaaagcctatagggaggaggtcagagacctggccatgtggtgccaggataacaacctctccctcaacctgacaaagacaaaggagatgattgtggactacaggaaaaaaaagaggactgagcacgccccattctcatcgacgggctgtagtggaacaggttgagagcttcaagttccttggtgtccacatcaccaacgaactatcatggtccaaacacaccaagacagtcgtgaagagggcacgacaaagcctattcccctcaggagactgaaaagatttggcatgggtcctcagatcctcaaaaagttatacagctgcaccatcgagagcatcctgactggttgcatcaccgcctggtatggcaactgctcggcctccgaccgcaaggcactacagagagtagtgcgtacggcccagtacatcactggggccaagcttcctgccatccaggacctctataccaggcggtgtcagaggaaggcctcaaaattgtcaaagactccagccaccctagtcatagactgttctctctgctactgcacggcaagcggtaccggagcgccaagtctaggtccaaaaggcttctcaacagcttctacccccaagccataagactcctgaacagctaatcatggctacccggactatttgcattgcccccccaccccatctttttacgctgctgctactctgttaattatttatgcatagtcactttaactctacccacatgtacatacaatgccctccacaattattggcacccctgtttaagatgttgtcgaggacttccaaaaattatccttttttttttttaaacaacatagaacccaaatgcaaaaaaatagaaaaatccaaccttttatttaagtacattactttggtgtaaaaaaataaaatcacacatttagaaaaaaaaatacttgaaatcatgtgtcccacaattattggcacccctgatgttaatactttgtagaacccccttttgccaacaagacagcacttaatctcctcctataacatttcacaagattggagaacacagagagagggatctttgaccattcttctttgcacaatcgttctagatcatccagtgtcctgggtcctctcttatgcactctcctctttagctcgccccacaggttttcgattgggttgaggtctggggactgagatggccatgggaggaccttgagtttgtgactgctgaaccattttgttttggatcattatcctgctgaaagacccaatgacgacccatcttcagctttctggtagaggccatcaggtttttatttaaaatgtcctggtagttcaaagcgttcataatgccatgcaccctaacaaggttcccagggcctttggaagagaaacaggcccacagcatcacagatcctccaccatacttcacggtgggcatgaggtgcttttcggcatactcatcttttgttttacgccagactcacttagagtgtttgtagccaaaaagctcaatcttagtctcatctgaccaaagcacacgatcccagttgaagtcccagtgccgcttagcaaactccagatgtttacgtttgtgagtgttagtgagaaaaggctttttccttgcatgcctcccaaacagcttgttggcatgtagagagcgtctgatggttgttttggagactttgtgaccccaagatgccactctttgatgcaattctgtgacagtgagcttaggacttttttttacttctcttaccatcctcctcactgtgcgttgtggcaagataaacttgggacgtcttccagccttgtttgtcactgttccagttgttttaaacttcttattgattcctctgactgtagatacgggcaagttaaggcgagtggctattttcttgtagccattgcctgacttatgaaggtcgacacaaatctgccttacttgaatggtgtgttctcttgtctttgccatgttgacaaatgggtaagagaattaggcctctgtgtcacgtcatatttataccccagggaaacaggaagtcatgaattactaattaaaagttcctagataccctgaccaactttagcaactacagaaaaatgtattttaaaaaaaatcaattaaaattttcagcggaattgttaggggtgccaataattgtgggacacatgatttcaagtttatttttttctaaatgtgtgattttttttttttaccaccaaagtaatgtacttaaataaaaggttggatttttctatttttttgcatttgggttctatgttgtttaaaaaaaaaaggataatttttggaagtcctcgaccacatcttaaacggttgtgccaataatagtggagggcactgtattacctcaactacctcaactagccggtgcccccgcacattgactctgcaccggtacccccctgtatatagcctccctactgttattgcacattgactctgtaccggtacccccctgtatatagcctccctactgttattacacattgactctgcacggtacccccctgtatatagcctccctactgttattacacattgactctgcaccggtacccccctgtatatagcctccctactgttattgcacattgactctgcacggtaccccctgtatatagcctccctactgttattacacattgactctgtaccggtacccctgtatatagcctccctactgttatttcacattgactctgtaccgtaccccctgtatatagcctccctactgttatttcacattgactctgtaccggtaccccctgtatatagcctccctactgttatttcacattgactctgtaccggtacccctgtatatagcctccctactgttatttcccattgactctgtaccggtacccctgtatatagcctccctactgttatttcccattgactctgtaccggtcccctgtatatagcctccctactgttatttcccattgactatgtaccggtaccccctgtatatagcctccctactgttattacacattgactctgtaccggtacccccctgtatatagcctccctactgttattgcacattgactctgcaccggtacccccctgtatatatagcctccctactgttattttattttacttctgctctttttttctcaacacttttttgttgttgttttattttacttttttttataaacaaataaatgcattgttggttaagggctgtaagtaagcatttctcggtaatgtctacacctgttgtattcggcgcatgtggcaaataaaatttgatttgattttattttatttgaagtctgttgtcaatttgtttattgTAAAAAAGAATTGTCAaatacaattttttccaaaagggTTGGTAATAGGGTAACGGAATAACTTTTGCTTACCTCCAGGCCTGAGTGCCTTTtgacactttctagtaggcttagatttaagatatggcaaataggagtggcacacactttctagtagttGTTAACTGTAAAAtatcattgtatctggtcaaacacaattatttCCCAAAGTGtaataagggttggtaacaggctgattggtcggctatttgagccagtaaagggggcttaactattcttaggtagcggaatgacttttgcttccctccaggcctgagggtacacactttctagtaggcttagattgaagatatggcaaataggagtggctaTTAACCTCATACATTTTCcgtccaagttgtcagaccccggtggcttgtcattgttgatagacaacaatcattttttcacctcttccacactcactttacagaattcaaaactacagtgcttgtctttcataattgtATCAGTTATACTTTGACGTGTAGTATCAGTGTTTGTTGCtgtcatgtcatgcctaagtttgctaatcttgccaatgaaaaagtcattaaagtaattggcaatatcagtgggttttgtgatgaatgaggcatctgattcaatgaatgatggagctgagtttgcctttttgcccaaaacttCCTTTaaggcaaacttaggcaggaaatgacaacaacgaacagtgagccatcatactcatgcataaaaaaacgaATAATGAAAGAAacgcattgcaagtttgaattttgtaaagttagtgtgggagaggggGACAAATTATTGGTATTGATCAATATTGTCAAACCCCCTGgaattgacaacttagatggaaagctactgaggatggtagctgactctatagccactcctgtcatatttttaatctgagcctagaggaaaatctttgtcctcaggcctggagggaagccaaagtcattccgctacttAAGAGTGGTAAAGTGGCTTTtattggttctaacagcagacctatcagcttgctaccagctcttagcaaactgttggggggaaaaaagtattttaccaaatacaatgctatttctctgtaaacaaattaacaacagactttcagcatgcttataataataataataataatatgccatttagcagacgcttttatccaaagcgacttacagtcatgcgtgcatacattttttgtgtatgggtggtcccggggattgaacccactaccttggcgttacaagcgccgtgctctaccagctgagctacagaggactatagAGAAGAGCAAGCAACATGTACTgcctgacacaaatgactgatgattggttaaaataaattgataataagaagattgtgggagctgtactgttagatttcagtgcagcctttgatattattgaccaaaacctgttgttgagaaaacatatgtgttatggcttttcaatctctgccatatcgtggattcagagtatctatctaatagaactccaAGTTTTTTTAAAACGGAAGCTTCTCTAATGGCAAACGTGTagggtgtggtgtaccacagggcagctctctaggccctcttctcttttctatttttaccaacgacctgccactggcattaaacaaagcatgtgtgtccatgtatgctgatgattcaaccatatacacatcagcaaccacaactaatgaagtcactgaaacccttaacaaagagttgcagtctgttttggaatggggtggccagtaataaactggtcctgaacatctctaaaactaagagcatagtatttggtacaaatcattatTTGGTAcaaagttctagacctcagctgaatctagtaatgaatggtgtggctgttgaacatgcacacatacacacacacacacacacacacacacacatacacataaacacacacacacacacacacaaacacacacacacacacacaaaacacacacacacaaaaacacacacacacacacacacacatacacatacacacacacaaacacacatgtacgcataccttaacatttgtgtgtttgtgtatatgtgtgtgtgtatgtgtgtgtgtgtgtgtgtgtgtgtatgtgtgtgtgtgtatgtgtgtgtgtgtgtgtgtgtgtgtgtgttgatgtgtgtgtgtgtgtgtgtgtgtgtgtgtgtgtgtgtgtgtgtgtgtgtgtgcgtgtgtgcgtgtgtgtgtgtgtgtgtgtgtgtgtgtgtgtgtgcgtgtgtgcgtgtgtgcgtgtgtgcgtgtgtgtgtgtgtgtgtgtgtgtgtggtgtgtgtctgtgtgtgtgagtgtgtgtgtggtgtgtgtgtgtgtgtgtgtgtgtgtgtgtgtgtgtgtgtgtgtgtgtgtgtgtgtgtgtgtgtgtgtgtgtgtgtgtgtgtgtggtgtgtgtgtgtggtgtgtgtctgtgtgtgcgtaggCCTTTccgtccatctctctcctccttctcgagGGTCAGCTCTTCTCTGCGGCCGGTCCAGGAGCTTTCGTTGCTAGGCGACCAACTTTTGGCTGAAGTCACGCTGGTTGGTGGGAACGACAGTGGAATCTTTGTGTCGTCTGTCCAATCAGAGTCCGGCACTGAGAAGGCGGGGCTACGGGAGGGCCACCACCTCCTTTTGGTGAGATACACTGTGATGCCCACTAAGGGACCCTAGGTGCCCTGACCCTAAGGTATTATAAACATCGGAATTGgaatttaagaaaagtacaaccATTGAATCCAAAGTCCCATAATATTGACATATTGAATAGAATGACTGGAGTAAGTAGGCCTACAGCTGTCTTCTTATTGGCTCTGTTCCCCTTCCCTCTCTGTCATTGGTTGGTTCAGCTGGAGGGCTGTATCCGTGGGGAGAACCAGAGCATCTCATTGGACACCTGCACCCAGGAGGAAGCCCATTGGACGATGCAACATTGCTCTGGACCAATCCAACTGCACTACCGTGCCAACTATGATGGTAAGTCTTTACACTGTACTgtagacgtacacacacacacacgcacacacaccattcTAAATACACTAACATAATTCTAAATACACTGAAATAATTCTAAATACACTGACATAATTCTAAATCCCTTAACAGAATTCCAAATACACTAACATAATTCTAAATCCCTTAACAGAATTCCAAATACACTAACATAATTCTAAATCCCTTAACAGAATTCCAAATACACTAACATAATTCTAAATCCCTTAACAGAATTCCAAATACACTAACATAATTCTAAATCCCTTAACATAATTCTAAATACACTAACAGCATTCTACTGTAAATACCTTAACACCATTCTAAATCCcctaacaccattgtaaatcctTTAACAATATTCTGAATCCCCTAACAGCATTCTAAATACTCTTACACCATTGTACATCCTCTAAAAGCATTGTAAATCCCCTACAGCCTTGTGAATCCCCTAACCACATTCTAAATCCCCTAACACCATTCTAAATCCCCTAACACCATTATAAATCCCCTAACAGCATTGTACAGTAAATCCCCTAACATCATTGTACAGTAAATCCCTTAACACCATTTTAAATGTCCTAATACCATTGTAAACCcctaacaccattgtaaatcccctaacaccattgtaaatcccctaaccaCATTCTAAATCCcctaacaccattgtaaatcccctaaccaCATTCTAAATCCcctaacaccattgtaaatccccGAACACCATTATAAATCCcctaacaccattgtaaatcccctaaccaCATTCTAAATCCcctaacaccattgtaaatccccGAACACCATTATAAATCCcctaacaccattgtaaatcccctaacaccattgtaaatcccctaacaccattgtaaatcccctaaccaCATTCTAAATCCCCTAACAGCATTGTAAATCCCTTAACAATATTCTAAATCCCCTAACAGCATTCTAAATACCCTTACAC is a window from the Coregonus clupeaformis isolate EN_2021a unplaced genomic scaffold, ASM2061545v1 scaf2835, whole genome shotgun sequence genome containing:
- the LOC123489195 gene encoding caspase recruitment domain-containing protein 11-like; translated protein: ITRVKSPISASKTLDLPINPEDVLPAASPVSDGASPDVMMSESHLSSTCPPSPSTSPFPNHPNTELPSKTTMLRCRNDSIMSTIPEPPGNASLVRRTREGETDFHPRGLGDFECESVDNMDYDEEIETCGPPSLHSSSSSHQSECLDSYDLETVNNIFRKLSLERPFRPSLSSFSRVSSSLRPVQELSLLGDQLLAEVTLVGGNDSGIFVSSVQSESGTEKAGLREGHHLLLLEGCIRGENQSISLDTCTQEEAHWTMQHCSGPIQLHYRANYDGYRRLQRDLSEGTVTSGDSFYIRTNLNISGQSDTCSLSVHCDEVPADLKPIP